The Canis aureus isolate CA01 chromosome 24, VMU_Caureus_v.1.0, whole genome shotgun sequence nucleotide sequence CGGGGGAGGACGGAGGCAAGGACCGTGGAGGGAAGCGGCCAAGAGTGACCGCCCGGTCGGAGGAGGGCGGCAGGGGAAGGCCGGGGCGGCCCCGCGAGGGGCTGGGTGTTTGGCAGCCAGGAGACAGCCCTCGCTCCGTCCGCCGCACGTCGCCCTTTCGGAGTCTGGGTGAATGGCACGTGCAAAAGCCAAGTGATTCcgtccccggcccggcccggccgtcCCCACCCATCCCGTTACCCAGCAAGCTCCCTAGCACGTCCTGGCATCTCCAGGTCTTCAGTGCCTCCTCCGTTCCCACTGCCCATGCTGTGGGCCAGCCCCTTGCTCCCGGACCCCGAAACTGCACCATAATTGGATCCGCTGCCCCAGCTGCGGACCGTCTGCTGCCTGCAGGGTGGTCCCGCGTTGCACTTTGGCCGCCCGTCGTCGGCGGAGTCCCTGCCGCCCTGGGCACAGCCACACTATGCCCAGTGGAAGGCGCCCTCCCTTAGCCTCGGCCACTGTGCCTAGTGCCCCGTGCGTGGTAGCAGCTAACTGCCGAGTGTTTAGTGCGGGTCATGCACATGCCGACTGCCCCGGAGGCTTTTCTGCGTTAGTCCGGACAGCACCTCTGGTCTGTGGGGCCTGTCCCAGCCCCCTGGTTACAGATGCAGAGAGCGAGGCTTGGGAAAGCCAACAGCCTGTTGGCACCGGGTCTCTAAGGGCAACGTGAAATCTTCAGCAGGAGCCCCCGGCATTCCAGAAACCTGTAGAGTCAGAGCTCAGATTCGGATGTTAGAATCGCATCAGATGCTCTGGGAATGCAGAATAGATGAGACAAAGCCCaaaaaaaagccacagagagaccagttaggaggccaggagggagccCAGGCAGTCGCCAGAGGGGGGCAGAAGCAATGGATTTGGCGGTTTGGGAGGCGGAGTTCATAAGGACTTGGTTTTATCCAGCAGTCGCTTCCCAGGCGCGCTTTTCTCGGCCCAGGAGGAGGTAcagagaagaagtaaaactacttTTCCCCCAAAGAGTGCACCCCTTTGTGGACGAGGCGTAGCGAGGATGATTGAGGACTCCCAGGGATTTATTCCTGTTTCAGCTCTTTGAGACAGACTGCCAACGGAGACGATGAAAAAAGTCTGGAGAAGGGAAGATTATTTGACGGTCTTAGCAAAGAAATTTTGCCAGTCTGCCACGTTTAGTCATTGCTTTATCTATCAATTCAGAAAGTACTTATTTACCAGCCTTTCAAAGCAGTTAGCTGGTATCACTGTGTGCTGATGTTTGGCATCGGTGACCTTTATGTGGGGCGTTTGGCGCTACTGGCTGTCTTCGCCTTTTTCATTACAGCCCCCCCCTCTGCCCACAGTCTGATTTGAGTTAGTCTTGATTTCTTTCAGAACGTGGGCCTGTGAACTGGGCTGGTTTTCTTGGCCAAATGGATAGTGGAGCGTGGATGAAGGTATGTGGTGGAAGGGTCACACTGGTCCCCTCTACGTGGACATCCAGGCCAAAAGCAAGCCGCACAGGAGGCGCTTCACTGTGTGTCACCCATTAGTACCTGGTCACAAATGACCCAGGGCTTTCAGAACACCTGGTAATGCTTCACAGTGTCCTCGAGGGCAGGAATAGTAGCTGCTCATCTCAGTACCCGCGTGTCCTTCCCGCTCTGCCCTCCCACACACAAATTGTCCCCAGCACCGTGCACCTCAGGTGGCGCCCAAGACGCGGAAGACACTCAAATGTTTGTCGAGCTGACTTCAACCGATGTTTTTCAATGAAGTCTTTTTGACTTACAGCTGGATGTCCGTCTGTTAAATGTTCCTCGGGGAGTCACGTAAAGTGGCTGTGAATTCTTACGGATGTGTGTGGGCTCAGTTGACAGGCGGGTCGAGTCTGAAGAATCTGGCGATgaggaagggaagaagcagaGCAGCGGTATAGTGGCCGACCTCAGTGAGCAGAGCCTGAAGGATGGagaggagcagggggaagaggaCCCAGAAGGTACCAGGCCCAGTTAAGAGCCTTCAACTCTCTAAGGGGGGAGGGTGCGGCCGTGTGGCGCATGATCtgctctgccccaccccaccgccTTGGGTGGTGGGCAGGCCAGGGCAGTGGGGGCTGCTCTGGGCAGTGGGACGACTGCTGTGCGAGAGGGGCATTCCTTTGGCTGGCTCTGGGTCTGCTGATGCAGCACTAGAGGCCCGCTGGGGGCTGGCGGCCGGTGCTCCGAGCAGCGCGCCCCCTGAGGCGCTCCTAACTGAGCTGACTCATCTGTGGCACTTGCAGGCAGGATGCATTTGTTTTGAGTTCCCCTGAAGGCGAATGCTACTACTAATAACAGTGGTACTAGTGTGTGATCCGGGACGGAATCAGGGTTGTTTTATTAACCATATGTTCAGAAAGTGAgatttgaaaaaaacattttcgCTGATGATGCTTTTGTTTCCTACTGTAGTAATGTAATTTCAGAATAGCACTTTAGAGAAGTCACTTCTAAGTCCTGCTTCACCATCCTTAGAGCCCTGAGGATTGGCTGCTAACTTGCTTAGATGTTAGGAAAATTGTCTCATGCAGAAAATATCTCAGTAGCCTCCTAGCATTTTAgtgtttaaaaacaataacaaaattaacTTAGAGATGAGAAAAGTAAATTCTCATTCCATAATGGTGGTTTTTCACCCTCCACAACCATGATCTTTGTTTGGTTAGAAAAAtcagtttagggcagcccaggtggttcagcggtttagcgccacctgcagccctgggcatgatcctggagacccaggatcgagtcccacgtccggcttcctgcatggagcctgcttctccctctgcctgtgtctctgcctctctctctgtgtctcccatgaataaataaataaaatctttaaaaacaaaggaaagggaaaatcagTTTACATTGAAAAGAACGAGAGAGCACCTGAACAGACAGAAAGGTATCCAGGACGCGTTATTAGGTGAGAGCTGCAAATTTCCAAACACTATGCATGTTAAAGGCCGTctgttaaaattattaataacatGTAAGTTTCAACATACTtaaaagagagggatccctgggtggcgcagcggtttggcgcctgcctttggcccagggcgcgatcctggagacccgggatcgaatcccacgtcgggctcccggtgcatggagcctgcttctccctctgcctgtgtctcagcctctctcctctctctgtgtgactatcataaataaataaaaatttaaaaaaaaaaaaaaaagagaaaacccatCAAACTGCAGTTGAGGGTCTCTGAAGAACACTTTTGAGAGGGTCTCATACCTTctgcattttctaaatttatatacAATGTACGGACTTTCAAGGTGGTACTAGTCATGCACTCCCGTTATGGTAATAAAACTTCCCAcaaatttctaaaaaacaaaactaatttttaaaataacattgtgCTCTGTGCCAGTGAAGATGATTGGTAACTATGGCAACCTAATTTTAAGGCAAAGGGAGATTACCACAAAAGTATCAGCCACATTTACTTTGGAGTTCCAGAGTCGATATTCTGGAGGTGATGTGGGTGGAATAAATGCATGGGAGTGATGGAGGAAAGCAATCGTTACTGAGTCACAGAAAGACCAAGCGAGTGGGGGCATCACCTGCTGTCACAGCTGAACACTCCGCGCTCACAGAGGACTGGAGAGTTGGTGGGGCCCTGTgctgaggatttctctccctggGTGGTGAGCGCGGGCTCCCTTGGCTCACCCAGGGGCTCACAGTCACAAAGTAGAACAATGGGACTAGAACCTGGCTTGTCCAAATCCAGCTTTCTTTCCTCCAGACTACTAGCAGTTTTATAAGTCCTTAGGAGACCAGGACTCACTCACACCTGTATTTATTTAAGTCCTGTCCTAagttcaaataaaacaaattcaaacGTATCAACCGTTAGCTTTTACTTATtctctgcaactttttttttttttttaagattttatttacttattcatgagggaagcagagagagaggcagagacacaggcagagggagaagcaggctcctaatagggagcccgatgtgggactcgattccagaaccccgggattacaccctgagccgaaggcagacgctcaaccgctgtgccacccaggcgtccctgtaacttattttttaaaaaaagatcaatacaTGATACATTTGGGAAAATATTCTGGGCTGGCAACTGTTTCAGCGGTGAAGCTGTTGTTTTGAGGGgcctgccctgagctctgggtCGTTACAAACAGAACCACTTTAAGCTGTGTGGCACCTGTCCTGAGGAGCCCAGGCCCAGTTTCTACCCACTGGCCCTGCTCGATTGTCTGCAGTGCTGCCCTGCGCTCTCAGGTGTCCTGCTGTGGACGCTTGATGGCCTAGACACCTGCCCTCATTGTGCTGCCTCCCTCATTGCAAATTCCAGGGTTTGTGGACATTGGATTTGTGCTGTCTTGGGGTGAGGGGTAATTTGGGTATATCTTGTGGTTTTGCCCAACTCCTTTTATCTTATTCCTAGGTTAGTTAGTATCTTGTACAGTTGTAGCAAGTGACTCTAGTAAATGATAAACTACAGTAAATGACGTATTTTTTTGACTAGCCATTGTTGATTGTTCTCGAAAAGGCACAGTGAGAGAAGACCTACTTCAGCCAGTATGAGCAGTGCTGCTTTGTTAAGCTGCTGGGTCCGATGTTAGGTGCGCCTCTGCTGCCTCCAGCCGAGGGGCCAGGCGACCCTCGGACAAAGCCCGGTCCTCGGCAGGCGCCGTGAGCATGAGGGGCAGCAAGCCCGTTCCGCCGCAGAAGCAAGGGCAGTTTTgctgcaggggagagggagcGGTAGGAGCCAGGCAGAAGCGTGGCAGGCCAGGCGGCCTAGTTTTCTCAACCAAAAATTGCAGGAGCCAAAGGGGACATCAGAGAAATGTCATCCAGTCGCAATATAGGACCTTGTTCGGATCCTAGTACAAGCAGACATGGGGGTAGAAATCGTCAGTTGATGAAATCCAAGAATCACCACTACTTTTTTAAAGCATTGAGCCCTGTTTAGACACGCACACAGCATTCAGTTCGGGGGAAATGAGGACCGGGAAACAGCCGATTCCAGGCTGTGAGCTCGCAGGTTGAGCGAGGCTCACAGCTCTCCCCAGCACTGGGGCAGGGCTGGGTAGGGGGCCTCTGCGGGGATCAGCGCCACGCCCCCAGGGGAGGAGTGTGTTCAAATTGGTCAGGGCTCTCCAGTCCCTCTGTCGAGCtgtgctgttttgttttcctctttgcaGAGATAAGTGTTTATAGCTACCAGGCCACTTTCCAGAACAATAAAAGGCACATCCTAGAACATCTGACATGCCCAGCATGAGCTATATTCAAATGGCCTGATTTATTGCCACAGACGAGAAaggaaaggcccagagagggcaggctGCTGCCAGCTGTGCAGCTCTGGGCGGCACCGCAAGGTGGGCGGCTCCCCTACCACTGACGGGGCTCCCCAGAGGCTCCGGAGGCCTCCCCGCCTTCCTGCAAATGGCTTCAGGCTACATTTCCTTCTGGCAAGTTCAGTGGCACAGATGGAAGTTTGGAGACCTTTGCCAGTAGCCGAGTTCAGGAACATCAGAACGCCTGAAAGGTGACCGTGCCTGGAACAGGGCATTAACCACGCCAGCTGGGGCCTCCACGTACCGCCCATGGTTTCTCCTGTGCGTGACTGAGCTCCGTGAGCCGGGCAGCCCGAGTCCCAGCACCATGGACACTAGGGCTCTGAATGggcttatttcttctccttttttcagAAGGACAAGAGCTGCCTGTGGATATGGAAACCATTAGCCTggacagagatgcagaggtaATGCGCCGCTGGACGCAGCCGCGGGGGGCACGGTGACAGACCGCTGTGGCCGTCAGGGTATCGTTCATGGTGCTGGCAGATTAGCAAGTGATTTCCGAGGCAGATTCCTTGTGTCCTTGTTGTTTCTAAGACTGGACTGAAACCCCAACTCTGTGTAACCAGAGGGTTGGGCAGCCAGCCCGTGAACCGCCCTTTTCGGTCGCCTAAGTGACAGGAGCGGGTCAGGTGATCACATTGTCTGTGGCAGGACCTCGACCTCCCCAACATGTGAAGCACACTGGGCACCGGCAGCTCTGGGCAGGCGGGAGGCCACCCAGGAGCAGCACCCAGGCCCCCTCACCCCTCCCGAGCCCGCAGCGGGCTGCCAGCGGGCACCTAGGCCTGTGTTTGTGCTCAGGGGACCGCGGGGCTAGAGGCTTTATGTGCATTTTTACATCAAACTGCCCTCCGTGTCACTGTGTGTCACTGTTGCCtcacctgcccccgcccccactcgCTGGCCCCCATTGGCTCCTGCTCCAGGAGGCAGGTCTTCAGGAGCTTCTCTGCAGCGACGTTTTTTCATTTCAGGATATTGATCTGAATCACTACCGTATTGGGAAAATTGAGGGCTTTGAGGTGCTCAAGAAAGTGAAGGTGAGAGCGACTCTGTCTTCCCTCTTGAGGGGGTGCTGATACCCGGGGCCCGTGTCCCCTGAGGGCCACAGACACATCCGTAACTGAGCGTCCTTTCTGCAGACGCTGCTGGCCTGTGTCCGGAACTGCCATCAGCACCTTTTACCCTAAACATGGTGGGGTTTGCAAAGTCGTCCCAGAGGCTGCTGGGCGAGGCCAGGCTCtgacccagtgcagagcctgcctgCAGCTAACACATCCTGGACTGTATTGTCCTTAACTCGCCTCAGTTAAATTTGTTCAAAGCTGATTCCACTGGCAGCTTGCTTTGCTGGGAAACAACACACACCCCCAACCCTGACTAATGCCTCCCTCACCAAGGAGGTCTGCCCAGTGCAAGgcctgcctccagcctcctgtGGGCGACTGCCCATCCTATCCAAGGTTGGCACATTTCTAGAAAACAGTGGGAGAATGAAAACCACACCCCCTGCCCTGGAAGGCTGGTCCTGAGTCCTGTGACCGCTGGCTTTTTCTGGTGGCCTCTCTGTTACCTATGTCAACTGTCCTTTTTCATCCCTCAGACTCTCTGCCTCCgtcaaaatttaattaaatgcaTTGAAAATCTGGGGGAGTTACAGAGTCTGCGAGAGCTGGATCTTTATGACAACCAAATCAAGAAGATTGAGAATCTGGAGGCGCTAACACATTTGGAGTGAGTCGTGATTCCGGGGTACACCTGAGTTGCCTGTTCAGTCTCCCCAGAACCAACCCTGGGCCCTGGCTCTCTGCCCTGGAAGGTCACCTCTGCCACAGGGTCCTGCCCAGCGCCTGGCTCCACAGGTGGCGTTGACTTGACCGCAGTCCCAGCCTGCAAGTCAGACCTTCGATCGCAGGCTCCTGGCTGGTCCCGTCTGGGGACAGCACTAATTCTGTCCTTGGCGCAAGCCCGAGAGCTCAGGCGgacagctggggtgggggcggggggctcgccCACCTGGGGGGGCCCTGCCTCCAGGTTAGTGGAGTTCTGAGCTCCATGGCACCTGTGCTCGTTAAAAAGCTAACTTTTTGCTTGTTCTCAGGATTCTAGATATTTCTTTCAATCTGCTGAGAAACATTGAAGGAGTTGACAAGCTGACGCGACTGAGGAAGCTCTTCTTGGTTAacaataaaatcagtaaaattgagaACATAAGCAACTTACACCAGCTGCAGATGCTGGAGCTGGGGTCCAATCGCATCCGGGTAGGTACAGGTGCATGGCCAGGGCCTGGCCCCTGGGCCTGGCGGTGGTATGTGTGAGGTGTGTGCTGGGCAGAGTGTTTCTTatggtgtgattttattttccaggAAAAGAATGCTAACTGCGGGTCAGTATTAATATCACGGGCTACGACTCTGTGGtcgagctcttttttttttttcttaaagattttatttatttgtgagagactcagagagagagaaagagagagagaggcagagggagagagagagagagagagaggcagaggagagggagagggagaagcaggctccatgcagggagcccgatgtgggactcgatcctgggactccaggatcaggccctgggctggaggcggcgctaaaccgctgagccacctgggctgccctgagctcTTTCTTTGCACGTAAATTCCACTCATCATGCAGATCCCACCTGAACCTCAGCAAAGCGCCCCAGTTACGGTTCTGCCCGAGGTGAAGCACTTTGGTTTTGAATGTCCTGAGGGCTGTGATCTTTGGCAAGTCTCTGAGAGGACAGTGTCCCAGACACAGCAGAGTTGTGGCTTGCAGCCATCTGACCTCCACACGGGGGCCGTAGGAAGCACGTTGCGGCTCCCTGCTTGGTTGGCCCATCCTCCCTGAACAGCTGCATATGACCGGGACGCGCCCCTGGCAGCCTTGCATCCTGCCATGCTGTCCGACCTCTGAGAGCGTTGGGCAGAGTAGACAAGAGGCTTTGGGAAAGAGGTCTGGCGTCCGTGGGCGTCTGCTCAACCCATCTGACTTAGAGCTGCTGGGCAGAAGCTATGGTGGGAAACACGGACTGGCACAGGGAGGAAGAGGGCGGTTGGCcttggaggaggaaggggcaccaggACGGTGATGAGGGTATCTGCTAGCCAGAACACCACTCGATGGCCACCCGGTGTCCCTGGGAAGCCGTGCCACCAAGCCTGGTGCTTCCCTGGCCCTTGTGTGGGAAATAGCCCTCCGCCTGGCTCTGGACATTCGCAGCACACTGTGATCAGTCCAGCTTGGCCCTTGAGAGCTGGGCAGGATGCAAACCCAGAAGGGCCTCTGGTGACAGCTGTGAGCAGTCACGTGGCCCACATATCAGAGGCGCACGTTGAAAagtaaagagttaaaaaaaaaagggggtggtggacacctgggtggctcagcggtttagcacctgcctttggcccagggcgtgatcctggagtcccgggatcgagtcccgcgtcgggcttctggcatggagcctgcttctccctctgcctgtgtctctgcctctctctgtctctatgtctgtcgtaaataaataaataaatattttttaaaaagtaaaagtaaagagCGACCCAGATGTCAACATTTTATCAAGTGTCTATATGGTGGTGTCTCTAGTCACAGATCAGTGTAGACGATAGCATTGAGGGGCGCCCTCCCCCTGAATCTGCATCCTCACGTCCTGCTGTGACGTACGGGGAGGTGCTCCTACCTcctgcacctgctgctgctgTTAGCGTGTGCTGGAGAAGCTGGTAGTTAGGACCTTGGGGAGGAGAGCAGTGAGCACAGCGCGTCCTGGACTGCCCACTCCACACGGCACCGGACCTGACAGTTGAATACAGGATCCCAGAGAGGAGGGCGGGTTGTGGGTCCCGAGGCGGGGACAGAGCCAGGGAATGGCGGGGCCTGCTaccaggaagcctgggtggcatCCAAGGTCAGAGCTGCTCTGGAGAAGACCTAGGCTCTTGGAATGCATTTTAATGAACCCTTCATGGAATGACTGCGTGATAACCTGTCAGCGCAGCGCTTTAGCACTTTGGGGCGCAACTGCTCATCTGGGAGTGTCCCTTGACCTCGAGCTCTCTGAGGGTTTGGGGTGAGCCCAGGAGACAAGGCCTTGGACTGTCTACCTTAAGTGAAGTTTCATTGGAGAATTTCCAGAGTGGAAAGGTAGCTTGCCCACAGCTCAGGGCACAGTTCCAGGCAGCTGCGTCCCCTCCCCAGGCACCTTTCCTACCCTGGTCCAGCTGGTTGGCCACACGGTGCTAACTGCTACTCTTCTTCACAGGCAATTGAAAATATTGACACGTTAACCAGTCTGGAGAGTTTGTTTTTGGGGAAAAACAAGATCACTAAGCTTCAGAACCTAGATGCACTTACCAACCTGACGGTCCTCAGTATGCAGGTACTGATCCACCTTTGCTCCCACGGGCTGCACCCTGCCGGCAGCAGAAGCGCCGGACCCCCGTCCCATTTGTCTTTGTGTCAGAGTCCACGCTCCTACTGCCAGGGAGCAATTGCAATGTTAGGTTTCAGAGACACACGTACGTACACATAAAACTTCCTTCCCTGGGTGGTTTCCAGCCCGAGGGTCGTCTTGAGAAGGTAGCGCTGGTGCTAGAGCCTCCTGAAGCATGCGGCCCGATGGTGGGAGCGATGCGTCCCACGCCCGCACAGAGAGCAGAGCCCTGTGTTTGGCAGTTGGCAAGCACCCGGCGTTGCCTAGGCTCCTGCTGCCTTTCCTACCTGAAGCAAACGAGTAGAGTCAGACTCTGGAGGGGAGGTGTGGGAGGGTGTTCGGGGTGTGGAGGGTCTCCCGGAACCGCTCGCGCCTCATAAAGCAGAGTCTGCAAACTCTTGTAAGAGAAGCCCCGTACCTTGAGTTACCGTATATACTGAAATGagaagtcatttattttaaaatagtgtatTTGACATTCTTGAATTACCAACTTATGGGGGTAGACCTTCCCCAGGCACATCTAAAAAGGGAGTTCCTCACCTAAAAGCCTCTAACGCTCACACGTGCTAACGTTTTAGCACAACAAACTTGAAATTTTGACCTCCTTCTCTGAGTAAGTTCCAAGCTGGCACACTCGAAAGGCAGCGCACTGTTGCCAGGACGCTTCAAGACGAGAGGTCTCCTTCCCTGAGAAACATACTGTCTTGTATCCTCCACGCTGTTCTGATGGCTGTTGGCCCTCCCTCCCGCAGAGCAACCGGCTGACCAAGATGGAGGGTCTGCAGAGCCTGGTGAACCTTCGAGAGCTGTACCTGAGCCACAACGGCATCGAGGTCATCGAGGGCCTGGAGAACAATGTAAGACGTCCGCTCGTCTGTCCGGGGCGGTACGGGGTAGGCCTGGTCTGAAGGAGACTCGTGGCCTCTAGGGGTTTATGGTAGAGACCTTCCCGCTCTGGAAACAGAGCGGTCCCCACGCTGGGATGCGCGTGACCCACATACAGTCTCCCCACGCCCCTCGGACGAGCGTTGGGCCGGTGCTCCCCACTGCGGCCAGCGCCCGCACCGACCTCCCGACCTCCCGTCCAGGGCAGGGTGCACTGTGCGGCCACCAGCAGCGCCGCAGCCATTTGGGAAGAGTTTGAGAACACAAGCCCTGCCTGTTCCCAGGTACCCCGTACTGCAGAGGGCTGGCAGGTGTCGGCagcttcttccctcccctcctgacCACTGCACTTCCTGGCCCATGGCTTTCCGGCCCACGGGCCATGCGtgttcttcctcctcttttctcccgCCCTGGCAGGGATGAGGAGGGCCTGTCCACCTGCTGCGGACAGCCCGGCTCTTGCCCAGTGGCCTTAGGTGTGCTGAGTGGGGAGGGCGGGGCAGCACTGGCCGCTGCCCTTCTCGGCTGCCTGTGGGCGAGCCTGCTTTTCCTCACTGCATGCAGTtcaagacaaataaaatatttttctcattatattttactgggtattttttttcctgttttgtttattGCCAGCAAAGGTAACAGCGTGGTCACTCATGTTGTACACCTAGCACTTCTTAGTACAGGCTCCTGTGGCTCTGCGCCTCAGCCCCTCGGTCTAGTCACCGTTGTCACCATTAGTAATGTTTTCGAGGAAAAACCACGTTCTGAATTTCATTTTACCACTACCTAGAATTTGCGAGGAGTTAGACGTGACCTGTGATAAGTGTAGTCGCCTTCCTTACCCCCTGCAGTCAAGTCGACAGCTTAGGAGCATGTGCTGGGCGTACGCTCAGGCAGTGCAGGGGTCGGTGGAGGCAGAGCTGTAAGAGGCCCGACTGTATGGGGGCCATGAGCGCACGGCAGCCGGGGTGTGCACACGGGGTGTCCGGCCTGAGGGGCCCACACCCCCCGGGGGGCCCTGGGTCTCCCCACCCTGTGTCCCGCAGGCTGGGAGGAGGGTCGTGTCTGCAACACGGTCCCCTGAGCACAGGTCCCCAGCAGATGGGAAAGAAGCAAGAGTGTAGGTTTTCCCAGTAGGCTGCTACGCTGGGGTCTGGGTTCGACTCCACAGCGTTAAGAGAAAGCAGTTGTGGCCCTGAAGGTCATtatgtgatgagaacatttatcAGGGTCCTAGGTGACAGTCTCCTCAGGGCTTCGTTTAACTGCAGATCAAATGTCCGTTTAAGTTTTCTGTCTTAATGGTTCTGGAATGTATTTTTGTTCTGGGAGGTAAGGAAGTAGGTGCCTGTCCTTCCCAAATGGCAAACCCCTGGCCCAGCACCACAGACGACACCTCGCAGCGTGCAGGGCATCCCCCACGGCCAGGGCCGGCTCCCCGCACACTCCTCATGCCGTCTCTGTGGCGCCGTGGACAGCCCTGTCTGCCATGCTTGCTCCCTACCTCACCCGGTTCCTCGCTTTTTTGTAAGCAATTCTCACTGGTTTGCTTTTGGATGAGCTTTCAAAACACTGTCCAGCTCCCCAGAAGAAACAAGACTGCGTCAAGCACATCACTGGGCCCCTGCGCTCAGAGGCTCGGGCCCGTCCCGTCAGCCACAGGGCCCACCCCGCGGTCAGAGCCTGCGTGTTTCCACTCGCACGGCCGATGACACCAAGCACCGCAGGACGGGGTCAGAGGGCTGGAGATGGCACGGTGGCGACCCAGCCTGTCCCCGCCTGCTGCCCGCCCTCTTCTGTGACCTCTAAGTCCCTGTTTGCTGCAGACGTCCCAGGCCCCGGGCAGGAGCCTCCTGGCACCCTGCACTCACGCAGCAAACAGCACACACGATGGGCCCAACACGAGCTCCTCGAAGGAGCTCCTCCTCGGCATGCCCATGCCCAGCCTGCACCTGACGCGGTGCGGACCGCGTGGCTCCCCAGAGAGGGACCAGCGCTCTTGCTGGGTGACCTTGCGGGTGGACCCTCGGAGCCAGAGGCCGGGGCCAGAGCTGCTGAACCGGCACAGCTGCTGGCTGCgggcttatgtgtgtgtgtgcgtggatttgtttttattatattaagaCAATTTTTAACTTTCCTTTAAAACTTGGGAGGGTTGGGAAACAATCCCAGGAATGCAGTAGAAAATGtaagaaaggggatccctgggtggcacagtggtttagcgcctgcctttggcccagggcgcgatcctggagacccgggatcgaatcccacgtcaggctcccggtgcatggagcctgcttctccctctgcctgtgtctctgcctctctctctctctctgtgactatcataaataaataaaaattaaaaaaaaaaaaaaaagaagaaaatgtaagaaggGATCCACAGTC carries:
- the PPP1R7 gene encoding protein phosphatase 1 regulatory subunit 7 isoform X1, with product MAAERGAGQQQSQEMMEVDRRVESEESGDEEGKKQSSGIVADLSEQSLKDGEEQGEEDPEGTRPKGQELPVDMETISLDRDAEDIDLNHYRIGKIEGFEVLKKVKTLCLRQNLIKCIENLGELQSLRELDLYDNQIKKIENLEALTHLEILDISFNLLRNIEGVDKLTRLRKLFLVNNKISKIENISNLHQLQMLELGSNRIRAIENIDTLTSLESLFLGKNKITKLQNLDALTNLTVLSMQSNRLTKMEGLQSLVNLRELYLSHNGIEVIEGLENNNKLTMLDIASNRIKKIENVSHLTELQEFWMNDNLLESWSDLDELKAAKSLETVYLERNPLQKDPQYRRKIMLALPTVRQIDATFVRF
- the PPP1R7 gene encoding protein phosphatase 1 regulatory subunit 7 isoform X2; this encodes MAAERGAGQQQSQEMMEVDRRVESEESGDEEGKKQSSGIVADLSEQSLKDGEEQGEEDPEEGQELPVDMETISLDRDAEDIDLNHYRIGKIEGFEVLKKVKTLCLRQNLIKCIENLGELQSLRELDLYDNQIKKIENLEALTHLEILDISFNLLRNIEGVDKLTRLRKLFLVNNKISKIENISNLHQLQMLELGSNRIRAIENIDTLTSLESLFLGKNKITKLQNLDALTNLTVLSMQSNRLTKMEGLQSLVNLRELYLSHNGIEVIEGLENNNKLTMLDIASNRIKKIENVSHLTELQEFWMNDNLLESWSDLDELKAAKSLETVYLERNPLQKDPQYRRKIMLALPTVRQIDATFVRF